A genomic region of Dreissena polymorpha isolate Duluth1 chromosome 4, UMN_Dpol_1.0, whole genome shotgun sequence contains the following coding sequences:
- the LOC127880324 gene encoding sushi domain-containing protein 2-like isoform X7 yields MALDAAHTFTLWIFIFSLKNDAYEATPMYTLPSVAHTLTGKGHHIHTSTPFVYEGKLFSSFVISINGFVAFTHNVTEPDFNNMDWSKTDISPLLDLPFIAPYYHDDSQYQRVEYGQIEDTRLNNFGDYCSAQVIASSNFRPKYGIMVSWIISSTDLTMCGVGSNQCLSNTFQLVLLTDGNESFAIFNYEKMDMAACKNCKAGFKGDDWTDIISRRWGLRELPNKQSSDTVGRYVFKISPGRIVRAGCSTDTYTNKLTTYPTYAGMFGGRMIDVSGPCFNRTETYTCRFGEGPDESKAIYLSPNRVRCMVPRLLFRDNTTLSLQANGQTYTADFYIVFPGRLTREESVGAVRSKEDMGWYASDPSTLTLTWGKNLLSSNPEDRVEVNLIGYKEFDNKASFTLLSRLGSNISALALKYTLDDPKQHQCSGTNCEYELGLLEVKLIGDAKPIKYMYLSSNVILLGWYVRSVNLAKYGTNWAADLCLRWYNKDKKDKSWVGDLLSCPCSLQQAILDFGRFQPDDGCKLQNAHVKGNCFYHDAVHCVRAVQPTGLAGNQCCYSSSGILVHTADSFGGSTPDKAHDWGAAPYIKARYVPLMSHWLDDLVTLHYCCVWTANKSCDYYMDLRPTTDCTGYTPPLPATVYGQGHVMTFGKVSHRMRGPGDYILFRSGNTEIQGRFERNLYRTEGNITISDTVTLVAVAVLDRGTSDRVEIELRGPEYDRRTQQLNVRVNGQYISYDQKSMYWQDYKGVAIVNTDERNKQSNFTVMLTNGIGFQVAEAANTLQMDLLVPRSYKRFSGLFGTLSGEMLLPTDTIIDVNSPNPSEKYNQFQLAWAVTESNSLFQTFLPANDPVILRPTPLAGKDNTSPDYCMGNQDCIFDFRHTGSEAIARSSQKAAERYASLYEALTPVRVCGLLDVPRSIKTNFDYTLGTTTTIASCRVGELKGTKTYECVATTNTTQEWSPTVDAVCEVKSDETATGLIVGITFAVCLMIAAAIAIAIVVIRKRRTKRSGEPHTTEEMVKMKTSE; encoded by the exons AAGCCACACCTATGTATACTTTGCCTTCAGTGGCGCATACTTTGACAGGAAAAGGCCATCACATCCATACGTCTACACCATTTGTGTACGAAGGAAAACTGTTTTCATCGTTTGTT ATAAGTATTAATGGATTCGTGGCTTTCACACATAACGTCACAGAACCAGATTTCAATAACATGGACTGGAGCAAGACTGATATTTCTCCTCTTTTGGACCTACCGTTCATAGCCCCTTACTACCATGACGACAGTCAGTACCAACGCGTGGAATATGGTCAGATAGAAGACACACGCCTAAACAACTTTGGAGACTATTGTAGTGCGCAAGTCATAGCCTCCAGCAACTTCCGTCCAAAATATGGGATTATGGTATCATGGATCATATCTTCTACGGACTTAACGATGTGTGGAGTTGGATCTAATCAATGTTTG AGCAACACTTTTCAGTTAGTCTTGTTGACTGATGGCAATGAGTCTTTTGCAATTTTTAACTATGAAAAGATGGACATGGCAGCTTGCAAGAATTGTAAG GCCGGTTTCAAGGGAGACGACTGGACTGATATAATATCTCGGCGTTGGGGGCTTCGAGAGTTACCGAACAAACAAAGTAGTGACACTGTTGGAAGATATGTTTTCAAGATATCACCAGGACGAATTGTCAGAGCCGGGTGTTCCACAGATACATATACAA acAAACTCACTACATACCCAACGTACGCTGGAATGTTCGGCGGACGAATGATTGACGTGTCTGGACCCTGTTTCAATCGAACGGAGACGTACACATGCAGATTCGGAGAA ggaCCTGATGAGAGTAAAGCCATATACTTAAGCCCAAATCGGGTACGCTGCATGGTGCCCCGTCTGTTGTTCAGAGACAACACTACCCTGTCTCTTCAAGCAAATGGCCAAACCTACACTGCGGATTTCTACATAG TTTTTCCTGGAAGGCTGACCCGAGAGGAATCCGTAGGTGCTGTGAGGAGCAAGGAGGACATGGGGTGGTATGCGAGTGATCCTTCTACTTTGACCTTGACATGGGGAAAAAACTTGCTTAGCAGCAACCCTGAAGACCGCGTAGAAGTAAACTTGATTGGTTACAAAGAATTTGACAACAAG GCCTCCTTCACGCTTCTATCGCGTCTCGGCAGCAACATCTCTGCCTTGGCTCTTAAATACACTCTGGACGACCCAAAGCAACATCAATGCTCGGGAACCAACTGCGAGTATGAGCTCGGATTGCTGGAGGTCAAACTGATCGGCGATGCAAAACCGATAAAATATAT GTACCTGTCAAGCAATGTTATCCTGCTGGGTTGGTACGTTCGGAGTGTAAACTTAGCGAAATATGGCACGAACTGGGCAGCAGACCTCTGTTTACGCTGGTACAACAAAGACAAGAAG GATAAGAGCTGGGTGGGTGACTTGCTCAGTTGTCCCTGCTCGCTGCAGCAGGCCATCTTGGACTTTGGCCGTTTTCAACCCGACGATGGGTGCAAGCTTCAAAATGCCCATGTTAAAGGCAACTGCTTTTACCACGATGCCGTCCACTGTGTCAGAGCAGTGCAACCAAC CGGCCTAGCGGGAAACCAGTGCTGTTACAGTAGCTCTGGGATCCTTGTACACACGGCGGACTCATTTGGAGGCAGTACCCCGGACAAGGCACATGACTGGGGTGCCGCGCCATATATCAAAGCGAGATACGTACCACTCATGTCCCATTGGTTGGACGATCTTGTAACATTACACTATTGCTGCGTTTGGACCGCCAATAAGTCCTGCGATTATTATATGGACTTAAGGCCTACCACTGACTGTACAGGTTACACCCCGCCATTACCAG CGACCGTTTATGGTCAAGGTCATGTGATGACCTTTGGCAAAGTATCGCATCGAATGCGCGGACCTGGGGATTATATTCTCTTCAGGAGTGGAAACACAGAAATCCAGGGGCGCTTCGAACGGAATCTTTACCGAACTGAGG GAAATATTACAATTTCTGACACTGTGACCCTTGTGGCAGTGGCCGTTCTGGACCGAGGGACGTCAGACCGGGTGGAGATTGAGCTCCGTGGTCCTGAGTACGACCGCAGAACTCAGCAGCTCAATGTGCGAGTCAACGGGCAATACATATCGTACGACCAGAAATCAATGTATTGGCAAGATTACAAAG GAGTGGCTATAGTAAACACAGACGAGAGGAATAAGCAGTCCAACTTCACCGTGATGCTGACCAATGGTATTGGCTTCCAGGTTGCAGAGGCTGCGAACACGCTTCAGATGGATCTCCTGGTGCCAAGATcatat AAACGGTTCTCTGGTTTGTTCGGGACATTGTCTGGAGAAATGCTACTGCCAACTGATACAATAATAGATGTGAACAGTCCTAATCCATCCGAAAAATACAACCAATTCCAACTTGCTT GGGCCGTTACGGAAAGTAACAGTCTGTTCCAAACTTTCCTGCCGGCAAACGACCCCGTCATTTTAAGACCGACCCCCTTGGCGGGGAAGGACAATACATCTCCTGATTATTGTATGGGAAACCAGGACTGCATCTTTGACTTCAG GCACACGGGGTCTGAAGCCATTGCTAGAAGCAGCCAGAAAGCAGCGGAAAGATATGCTTCCCTTTATGAGGCATTGACGCCTG TACGAGTTTGTGGCTTACTAGACGTTCCCCGATCAATCAAAACAAACTTTGACTACACTCTGGGAACCACCACTACGATCGCAAGCTGCAGAGTGGGTGAGCTGAAGGGAACCAAAACATATGAATGTGTTGCAACCACCAATACTACCCAGGAATGGTCACCTACCGTAGATGCAGTCTGTGAAG TTAAATCCGATGAAACTGCAACTGGACTGATAGTTGGTATCACGTTTGCCGTCTGTTTGATGATTGCGGCGGCTATCGCAATTGCGATCGTTGTTATTCGGAAGAGAAGGACGAA GAGGTCTGGCGAGCCTCATACAACCGAAGAAATGGTAAAAATGAAAACGTCTGAATAA
- the LOC127880324 gene encoding sushi domain-containing protein 2-like isoform X8, protein MALDAAHTFTLWIFIFSLKNDAYEATPMYTLPSVAHNLTGKGHHINTSTPFVYEGKLFSSFVISINGFVAFTHNVTEPDFNNMDWSKTDISPLLDLPFIAPYYHDDSQYQRVEYGQIEDTRLNNFGDYCSAQVIASSNFRPKYGIMVSWIISSTDLTMCGVGSNQCLSNTFQLVLLTDGNESFAIFNYEKMDMAACKNCKAGFKGDDWTDIISRRWGLRELPNKQSSDTVGRYVFKISPGRIVRAGCSTDTYTNKLTTYPTYAGMFGGRMIDVSGPCFNRTETYTCRFGEGPDESKAIYLSPNRVRCMVPRLLFRDNTTLSLQANGQTYTADFYIVFPGRLTREESVGAVRSKEDMGWYASDPSTLTLTWGKNLLSSNPEDRVEVNLIGYKEFDNKASFTLLSRLGSNISALALKYTLDDPKQHQCSGTNCEYELGLLEVKLIGDAKPIKYMYLSSNVILLGWYVRSVNLAKYGTNWAADLCLRWYNKDKKDKSWVGDLLSCPCSLQQAILDFGRFQPDDGCKLQNAHVKGNCFYHDAVHCVRAVQPTGLAGNQCCYSSSGILVHTADSFGGSTPDKAHDWGAAPYIKARYVPLMSHWLDDLVTLHYCCVWTANKSCDYYMDLRPTTDCTGYTPPLPATVYGQGHVMTFGKVSHRMRGPGDYILFRSGNTEIQGRFERNLYRTEGNITISDTVTLVAVAVLDRGTSDRVEIELRGPEYDRRTQQLNVRVNGQYISYDQKSMYWQDYKGVAIVNTDERNKQSNFTVMLTNGIGFQVAEAANTLQMDLLVPRSYKRFSGLFGTLSGEMLLPTDTIIDVNSPNPSEKYNQFQLAWAVTESNSLFQTFLPANDPVILRPTPLAGKDNTSPDYCMGNQDCIFDFRHTGSEAIARSSQKAAERYASLYEALTPVRVCGLLDVPRSIKTNFDYTLGTTTTIASCRVGELKGTKTYECVATTNTTQEWSPTVDAVCEVKSDETATGLIVGITFAVCLMIAAAIAIAIVVIRKRRTKRSGEPHTTEEMVKMKTSE, encoded by the exons ATAAGTATTAATGGATTCGTGGCTTTCACACATAACGTCACAGAACCAGATTTCAATAACATGGACTGGAGCAAGACTGATATTTCTCCTCTTTTGGACCTACCGTTCATAGCCCCTTACTACCATGACGACAGTCAGTACCAACGCGTGGAATATGGTCAGATAGAAGACACACGCCTAAACAACTTTGGAGACTATTGTAGTGCGCAAGTCATAGCCTCCAGCAACTTCCGTCCAAAATATGGGATTATGGTATCATGGATCATATCTTCTACGGACTTAACGATGTGTGGAGTTGGATCTAATCAATGTTTG AGCAACACTTTTCAGTTAGTCTTGTTGACTGATGGCAATGAGTCTTTTGCAATTTTTAACTATGAAAAGATGGACATGGCAGCTTGCAAGAATTGTAAG GCCGGTTTCAAGGGAGACGACTGGACTGATATAATATCTCGGCGTTGGGGGCTTCGAGAGTTACCGAACAAACAAAGTAGTGACACTGTTGGAAGATATGTTTTCAAGATATCACCAGGACGAATTGTCAGAGCCGGGTGTTCCACAGATACATATACAA acAAACTCACTACATACCCAACGTACGCTGGAATGTTCGGCGGACGAATGATTGACGTGTCTGGACCCTGTTTCAATCGAACGGAGACGTACACATGCAGATTCGGAGAA ggaCCTGATGAGAGTAAAGCCATATACTTAAGCCCAAATCGGGTACGCTGCATGGTGCCCCGTCTGTTGTTCAGAGACAACACTACCCTGTCTCTTCAAGCAAATGGCCAAACCTACACTGCGGATTTCTACATAG TTTTTCCTGGAAGGCTGACCCGAGAGGAATCCGTAGGTGCTGTGAGGAGCAAGGAGGACATGGGGTGGTATGCGAGTGATCCTTCTACTTTGACCTTGACATGGGGAAAAAACTTGCTTAGCAGCAACCCTGAAGACCGCGTAGAAGTAAACTTGATTGGTTACAAAGAATTTGACAACAAG GCCTCCTTCACGCTTCTATCGCGTCTCGGCAGCAACATCTCTGCCTTGGCTCTTAAATACACTCTGGACGACCCAAAGCAACATCAATGCTCGGGAACCAACTGCGAGTATGAGCTCGGATTGCTGGAGGTCAAACTGATCGGCGATGCAAAACCGATAAAATATAT GTACCTGTCAAGCAATGTTATCCTGCTGGGTTGGTACGTTCGGAGTGTAAACTTAGCGAAATATGGCACGAACTGGGCAGCAGACCTCTGTTTACGCTGGTACAACAAAGACAAGAAG GATAAGAGCTGGGTGGGTGACTTGCTCAGTTGTCCCTGCTCGCTGCAGCAGGCCATCTTGGACTTTGGCCGTTTTCAACCCGACGATGGGTGCAAGCTTCAAAATGCCCATGTTAAAGGCAACTGCTTTTACCACGATGCCGTCCACTGTGTCAGAGCAGTGCAACCAAC CGGCCTAGCGGGAAACCAGTGCTGTTACAGTAGCTCTGGGATCCTTGTACACACGGCGGACTCATTTGGAGGCAGTACCCCGGACAAGGCACATGACTGGGGTGCCGCGCCATATATCAAAGCGAGATACGTACCACTCATGTCCCATTGGTTGGACGATCTTGTAACATTACACTATTGCTGCGTTTGGACCGCCAATAAGTCCTGCGATTATTATATGGACTTAAGGCCTACCACTGACTGTACAGGTTACACCCCGCCATTACCAG CGACCGTTTATGGTCAAGGTCATGTGATGACCTTTGGCAAAGTATCGCATCGAATGCGCGGACCTGGGGATTATATTCTCTTCAGGAGTGGAAACACAGAAATCCAGGGGCGCTTCGAACGGAATCTTTACCGAACTGAGG GAAATATTACAATTTCTGACACTGTGACCCTTGTGGCAGTGGCCGTTCTGGACCGAGGGACGTCAGACCGGGTGGAGATTGAGCTCCGTGGTCCTGAGTACGACCGCAGAACTCAGCAGCTCAATGTGCGAGTCAACGGGCAATACATATCGTACGACCAGAAATCAATGTATTGGCAAGATTACAAAG GAGTGGCTATAGTAAACACAGACGAGAGGAATAAGCAGTCCAACTTCACCGTGATGCTGACCAATGGTATTGGCTTCCAGGTTGCAGAGGCTGCGAACACGCTTCAGATGGATCTCCTGGTGCCAAGATcatat AAACGGTTCTCTGGTTTGTTCGGGACATTGTCTGGAGAAATGCTACTGCCAACTGATACAATAATAGATGTGAACAGTCCTAATCCATCCGAAAAATACAACCAATTCCAACTTGCTT GGGCCGTTACGGAAAGTAACAGTCTGTTCCAAACTTTCCTGCCGGCAAACGACCCCGTCATTTTAAGACCGACCCCCTTGGCGGGGAAGGACAATACATCTCCTGATTATTGTATGGGAAACCAGGACTGCATCTTTGACTTCAG GCACACGGGGTCTGAAGCCATTGCTAGAAGCAGCCAGAAAGCAGCGGAAAGATATGCTTCCCTTTATGAGGCATTGACGCCTG TACGAGTTTGTGGCTTACTAGACGTTCCCCGATCAATCAAAACAAACTTTGACTACACTCTGGGAACCACCACTACGATCGCAAGCTGCAGAGTGGGTGAGCTGAAGGGAACCAAAACATATGAATGTGTTGCAACCACCAATACTACCCAGGAATGGTCACCTACCGTAGATGCAGTCTGTGAAG TTAAATCCGATGAAACTGCAACTGGACTGATAGTTGGTATCACGTTTGCCGTCTGTTTGATGATTGCGGCGGCTATCGCAATTGCGATCGTTGTTATTCGGAAGAGAAGGACGAA GAGGTCTGGCGAGCCTCATACAACCGAAGAAATGGTAAAAATGAAAACGTCTGAATAA